A stretch of Balaenoptera ricei isolate mBalRic1 chromosome 9, mBalRic1.hap2, whole genome shotgun sequence DNA encodes these proteins:
- the MTERF1 gene encoding transcription termination factor 1, mitochondrial isoform X1, translating to MQSSLSLRQMSVPKGLGYLTIMAPRNLLYMRSNFLFGSRCWMIRFTAEILFKSVSFRLFSMKCDNADSEPLENEELLNNLLTMGVDVDMARKRQPGVFNRTGTNEQNLKTFLLSKGASKEVIASIISRYPRAMTRTPESLSNRWDLWRRIVTSDLEIVAILERSPESFFRSSNNLNLEKNMEFLYSVGLTRKCLCRLLTNAPRTFSNSLDLNKQMVEFLQGVSLSLGHNDPTGFVKKIIFKNPFILIQSTKRVKTNIEFLQSAFNLNNEQVLVLICGPGAKILDLSNDCMRRNYTNIKERLFSLGCTAEEIRKFVLSCPDVIFLGQKKFSDKIDCLIEEKISISQIIENPQILDSSISTLKSRIKELVNAGYNLSTSNISLLSWSQKRYNAKLKKLNTGQNVVLGN from the exons ATGCAAAGTTCTCTTTCCTTAAGACAAATGAG CGTTCCAAAAGGTTTGGGCTACCTGACCATTATGGCACCAAGAAACCTCTTGTATATGAGAAGTAACTTTCTTTTTGGTTCAAGATGTTGGATGATCCGATTTACAGCAGAAATCCTCTTTAAATCAGTTTCATTTAGGCTTTTCAGTATGAAATGTGATAATGCAGACAGTGAACCTTTGGAAAATGAAGAACTGCTGAATAACTTACTTACTATGGGAGTAGATGTTGACATGGCAAGGAAAAGACAGCCTGGAGTTTTTAATAGGACAGGTACTAATGAGCAGAACCTGAAGACATTCCTTCTGTCTAAAGGAGCTAGCAAAGAAGTGATTGCTAGCATCATATCAAGATATCCACGAGCCATGACACGCACACCTGAAAGTCTTTCAAATCGGTGGGATCTGTGGAGAAGAATTGTGACATCAGACCTTGAAATTGTAGCTATTTTGGAACGTTCTCCTGAATCTTTTTTTCGGTCCAGTAACAACCTGAACTTAGAGAAAAATATGGAGTTCCTCTACTCAGTTGGATTGACCCGTAAATGCCTTTGTCGATTGTTGACCAATGCCCCGCGTACCTTCTCCAATAGTCTTGATCTGAATAAACAGATGGTTGAATTTTTGCAAGGAGTCTCTTTGTCTTTGGGTCACAATGATCCCACAGGTTTTGTcaagaagataatttttaaaaaccctttcaTCTTAATTCAGAGCACCAAACGGGTAAAAACTAATATTGAATTTTTACAGTCAGCTTTCAACTTGAACAATGAGCAGGTGCTTGTTTTGATATGTGGTCCAGGAGCTAAAATCCTAGACCTTTCCAATGATTGTATGAGAAGAAACTACACAAATATCAAAGAAAGACTGTTCTCTCTTGGGTGTACTGCAGAAGAGATACGGAAGTTTGTTTTAAGCTGTCCAGATGTGATCTTCTTGGGACAGAAAAAGTTTAGTGATAAAATAGACTGCCtcatagaagaaaaaattagCATTTCACAAATAATTGAAAATCCTCAGATTTTGGATTCAAGCATAAGCACTTTAAAAAGTCGAATCAAAGAATTGGTAAATGCTGGCTATAACTTGAGTACATCAAACATCAGTCTTCTGTCTTGGAGTCAAAAAAGATATAATGCTAAATTGAAAAAGTTAAACACTGGACAGAATGTTGTTCTGGGGAATTAA
- the MTERF1 gene encoding transcription termination factor 1, mitochondrial isoform X2, with protein MAPRNLLYMRSNFLFGSRCWMIRFTAEILFKSVSFRLFSMKCDNADSEPLENEELLNNLLTMGVDVDMARKRQPGVFNRTGTNEQNLKTFLLSKGASKEVIASIISRYPRAMTRTPESLSNRWDLWRRIVTSDLEIVAILERSPESFFRSSNNLNLEKNMEFLYSVGLTRKCLCRLLTNAPRTFSNSLDLNKQMVEFLQGVSLSLGHNDPTGFVKKIIFKNPFILIQSTKRVKTNIEFLQSAFNLNNEQVLVLICGPGAKILDLSNDCMRRNYTNIKERLFSLGCTAEEIRKFVLSCPDVIFLGQKKFSDKIDCLIEEKISISQIIENPQILDSSISTLKSRIKELVNAGYNLSTSNISLLSWSQKRYNAKLKKLNTGQNVVLGN; from the coding sequence ATGGCACCAAGAAACCTCTTGTATATGAGAAGTAACTTTCTTTTTGGTTCAAGATGTTGGATGATCCGATTTACAGCAGAAATCCTCTTTAAATCAGTTTCATTTAGGCTTTTCAGTATGAAATGTGATAATGCAGACAGTGAACCTTTGGAAAATGAAGAACTGCTGAATAACTTACTTACTATGGGAGTAGATGTTGACATGGCAAGGAAAAGACAGCCTGGAGTTTTTAATAGGACAGGTACTAATGAGCAGAACCTGAAGACATTCCTTCTGTCTAAAGGAGCTAGCAAAGAAGTGATTGCTAGCATCATATCAAGATATCCACGAGCCATGACACGCACACCTGAAAGTCTTTCAAATCGGTGGGATCTGTGGAGAAGAATTGTGACATCAGACCTTGAAATTGTAGCTATTTTGGAACGTTCTCCTGAATCTTTTTTTCGGTCCAGTAACAACCTGAACTTAGAGAAAAATATGGAGTTCCTCTACTCAGTTGGATTGACCCGTAAATGCCTTTGTCGATTGTTGACCAATGCCCCGCGTACCTTCTCCAATAGTCTTGATCTGAATAAACAGATGGTTGAATTTTTGCAAGGAGTCTCTTTGTCTTTGGGTCACAATGATCCCACAGGTTTTGTcaagaagataatttttaaaaaccctttcaTCTTAATTCAGAGCACCAAACGGGTAAAAACTAATATTGAATTTTTACAGTCAGCTTTCAACTTGAACAATGAGCAGGTGCTTGTTTTGATATGTGGTCCAGGAGCTAAAATCCTAGACCTTTCCAATGATTGTATGAGAAGAAACTACACAAATATCAAAGAAAGACTGTTCTCTCTTGGGTGTACTGCAGAAGAGATACGGAAGTTTGTTTTAAGCTGTCCAGATGTGATCTTCTTGGGACAGAAAAAGTTTAGTGATAAAATAGACTGCCtcatagaagaaaaaattagCATTTCACAAATAATTGAAAATCCTCAGATTTTGGATTCAAGCATAAGCACTTTAAAAAGTCGAATCAAAGAATTGGTAAATGCTGGCTATAACTTGAGTACATCAAACATCAGTCTTCTGTCTTGGAGTCAAAAAAGATATAATGCTAAATTGAAAAAGTTAAACACTGGACAGAATGTTGTTCTGGGGAATTAA